The Amphiprion ocellaris isolate individual 3 ecotype Okinawa chromosome 6, ASM2253959v1, whole genome shotgun sequence genome contains a region encoding:
- the LOC111583976 gene encoding zinc-binding protein A33-like: protein MAEKVALLESYLSCHVCSETFRDPVSLSCSHSFCSSCLQKFWEQAKNKNCPICKRKSSKEHPHVNFRLKELADSVAWRNKTGSSETEKVKEVEVVCSKHPEEPKLFCKDEDRAICTVCEFSVHQNHKVVPIEQAVSDLKDQLKCDLKSLQDKRDKCKQVEKKYSEMREHTKKQLLSTERQIRAEFYKLQQFLKEEEESRLAALREEEEHKGKTISREMKRIQEQISSLSDSICAVEEELQKHKVAFLSTYKDTQTRARAQSSLSDPQLFSGALIDVAKHLGNLSFRVWEKMKEKVHFSPVILDPNTAFPCLCLSDDLTSVRDGDTEQQLPDNPERNTKYAAVLGSEGFSSGKHSWEVEVGDHPYWIVGLAKESVDRKGERKASPKDGIWCLWHGDGKYMNGVGQTVRMKKSLQRIRVQLDYDRGEVSFYHPEDMTHIYTHRHTFTEKLFPFFSVGKSGDAKTTDIRICHSEISLR, encoded by the coding sequence ATGGCTGAGAAAGTTGCTCTTCTTGAAAGTTACCTGAGTTGCCACGTGTGTTCAGAGACTTTCAGAGATCCTGTATCTCTGAGCTGCAGCCACAGTTTCTGTTCAAGCTGCCTGCAGAAATTCTGGgaacaagctaaaaacaaaaactgtccgatttgtaaaagaaaatccTCTAAAGAACATCCACATGTGAACTTTAGACTGAAGGAACTGGCTGATTCTGTTGCTTGGAGAAACAAAACTGGAtcatcagagacagaaaaagtgaaGGAAGTGGAGGTGGTGTGTAGTAAACATCCAGAAGAACCGAAATTGTTTTGTAAAGATGAAGATAGAGCTATTTGTACTGTCTGTGAGTTTTCTGTCCACCAGAATCACAAAGTGGTTCCTATAGAACAAGCAGTCAGTGACCTGAAGGACCAGCTGAAATGTGACTTAAAGTCTCTGCAGGACAAGAGGGACAAATGCAAACAAgtggagaaaaaatacagtgaaatgagAGAACACACCAAGAAGCAGCTGTTGTCCACAGAGAGGCAGATCAGAGCAGAGTTCTACAAGCTCCAGCAGTTcctgaaagaggaagaggagtccAGACTGGCAGCtctgagggaggaagaggagcacaAGGGGAAGACTATCAGCAGAGAGATGAAGAGGATTCAGGAGCAGATCTCCTCTCTGTCAGACAGCATCTGTGCTGTTGAAgaagagctgcagaaacacaaggtGGCGTTCCTCAGCACTTATAAAGACACTCAGACCAGAGCCAGAGCCCAGAGCTCACTGTCAGATCCACAGCTGTTCTCAGGAGCACTGATAGATGTGGCCAAACACCTGGGCAACCTGTCCTTCAGAGTCTgggagaagatgaaggagaaggTCCACTTCAGTCCTGTCATTCTGGACCCAAACACTGCATTcccctgtctctgtctgtctgatgaTCTGACCAGTGTGAGAGATGgagacacagagcagcagcttcctgataATCCAGAGAGAAACACTAAGTATGCAGCTGTTCTGGGCTCTGAGGGCTTCAGTTCAGGGAAACACAGctgggaggtggaggtgggagATCATCCTTACTGGATTGTGGGTTTGGCTAAAGAGTCAGTTGACAGGAAGGGAGAGCGTAAGGCTTCACCAAAAGATGGAATCTGGTGTTTATGGCATGGTGATGGAAAATACATGAATGGTGTTGGTCAGACTGTCAGAATGAAGAAGAGTCTCCAGAGGATCAGAGTCCAGCTGGACTATGACAGGGGGGAGGTGTCCTTCTACCACCCTGAAGACATGACTCACATctacactcacagacacactttCACTGAGAAACTCTTCCCATTTTTCAGTGTTGGAAAGTCTGGTGATGCCAAAACTACTGATATCAGAATCTGTCACTCTGAGATTTCCCTGCGATGA